A single Camelus ferus isolate YT-003-E chromosome 3, BCGSAC_Cfer_1.0, whole genome shotgun sequence DNA region contains:
- the MRPL22 gene encoding 39S ribosomal protein L22, mitochondrial isoform X2 produces MVAESEGEAGVGEIYHCRRQIKYSKDKMWYLAKLIRGMSIDQALAQLEFSDKKGAQIIKEVLLEAQDMAVRDHNVEFRSNLYVAESTSGRGQYLKRIRYHGRGRFGIMEKVFCHYFVKLVEGPPPPPEAPKSAVTRAKEYIQELRNRTIIHTL; encoded by the exons GAAATCTACCATTGTCGAAGACAGATAAAGTACAGCAAAGACAAGATGTGGTATTTGGCAAAATTG ATACGAGGAATGTCCATTGACCAGGCTCTGGCTCAATTGGAATTCAGTGACAAAAAAGGGGCCCAAATAATTAAAGAG GTTCTCTTAGAAGCACAAGATATGGCAGTGAGAGACCACAATGTGGAATTCAGATCCAATTTGTATGTAG CGGAGTCCACTTCAGGGCGCGGCCAGTACCTGAAACGCATCCGATACCATGGCAGAGGTCGTTTTGGGATTATGGAGAAGGTTTTTTGCCATTATTTTGTGAAGTTGGTGGAaggccccccacctccaccgGAGGCACCGAAGTCAGCAGTCACCCGTGCCAAAGAGTATATCCAGGAGCTTCGCAACCGGACCATCATTCACACTCTGTGA